One window of the Anopheles aquasalis chromosome X, idAnoAquaMG_Q_19, whole genome shotgun sequence genome contains the following:
- the LOC126572871 gene encoding uncharacterized protein LOC126572871, with amino-acid sequence MWKCHKCGKPVFFAERKQSLGYDWHPECLRCEECGKRLNPGQHAEHKGVPYCHVPCYGALFGPQLFGHGTRVESHKSYGQPDQKKQAALRSPAGPSVPRNHLESRLRSYNQFHTNKSLEIRSREVNGRLVLEGALRIYWGVQGMIHLKEDDDQRTVVTVRKRNSYRQSNSVSLVDEKENIFPVATTTPLSANNERATTVAETNSSCNYTEPDSTNDTTTISESISYDTLSLSSELISIDSKPNSGESSKEASPCHGANNKFITLPSKLSEVKQLTWDEFDDLLQVERRMDDSEKLYRTMPSPMPARTADMESEAEASFASESVTTDTITDYKTLTPNVADSGDSSGGSVTLATNESRSAVNDVETRTDVTTTSNEGEDNFQTPEATLRSHDFEAFKRQINREFMDGTADLKTTHGTLKHNQPIDPARINDSLKLYNDGVMHCSLSDEQVRNDNSPVGNAACSSSSIARRENLSVDRSKRYIENTPQLKVPIPSLSEAGSSDGGVTAGSEAFSTSPVTTDTDSWTADRGLLRSRSAGLQYSGNSFVDSDDDDVRCQRDDDEKDTDESIGVGSETVKPSVRTTNSIRIRMDCYDELESCVARSTIPSVTSTVSSEYSATINDHAVTDDGVVLRKPPKTGSTAIKRRSGNRRSRTKLKRRCSINGHFYNRETSFFTPPYGSQMNVWVSSLVSTQEVINLLLEKYKVESKAENFALFIVRDNGEQKKLRDDDYPLVTRVVLGPHEDIARIFLMDGQQTQEISSEVAQFLNLSIPECRAILDRYHEEEQRELHRIRFKYAELRKRINQRMESLKVRL; translated from the exons ATGTGGAAGTGTCACAAATGTGGCAAACCGGTCTTTTTCG CGGAACGTAAACAGTCGCTCGGCTATGATTGGCATCCCGAATGTTTGCGGTGCGAAGAGTGTGGCAAGCGGCTAAATCCGGGCCAGCACGCCGAG CATAAAGGAGTACCTTATTGCCATGTGCCATGCTATGGGGCCCTCTTTGGCCCTCAGTTATTCGGTCACGGTACACGCGTTGAGTCTCATAAGAGTTATGGTCAGCCCGATCAGAAAAAACAGGCAGCTCTGCGCTCACCGGCTGGGCCTTCGGTACCACGAAATCATCTGGAGTCAAGACTACGTAGCTACAACCAATTCCATACGAACAAAAGTCTGGAGATACGGAGTCGCGAGGTGAACGGCCGATTAGTGCTCGAAGGTGCGCTGCGCATCTATTGGGGCGTACAGGGTATGATCCACTTAAAAGAGGATGACGACCAGCGTACTGTCGTGACTGTGCGAAAGAGAAACTCCTATCGCCAGAGCAATTCTGTATCATTGGTGGacgagaaagaaaacatattCCCAGTcgccacgacgacgccacTGTCTGCTAACAACGAACGTGCAACAACGGTCGCGGAGACGAACAGCTCATGTAATTATACCGAGCCTGATAGCACCAACGATACAACGACCATCTCTGAGAGCATTTCGTACGACACATTGAGCCTTTCTTCCGAATTAATTTCAATCGATTCAAAGCCCAATTCGGGCGAGTCTTCGAAGGAAGCCTCTCCATGTCATGGCGCGAACAACAAGTTTATCACACTACCCTCCAAGCTTTCCGAGGTTAAGCAGCTCACATGGGATGAGTTCGATGATTTGCTGCAAGTGGAGCGGCGTATGGATGATAGCGAAAAGCTGTATCGTACGATGCCGTCCCCAATGCCGGCACGTACCGCTGATATGGAATCTGAAGCAGAGGCTAGCTTTGCGAGTGAAAGTGTAACCACTGATACAATCACAGACTACAAGACATTAACGCCAAATGTAGCCGATTCCGGCGATAGCAGCGGTGGGTCAGTGACACTGGCAACAAACGAATCTCGGTCGGCAGTGAATGATGTCGAAACCAGGACTGATGTAACGACGACTTCCAATGAAGGAGAGGACAACTTCCAGACGCCGGAAGCAACGCTACGGTCACATGATTTCGAAGCTTTCAAGAGACAGATCAATCGCGAATTCATGGATGGCACGGCCGATTTGAAAACTACCCACGGCAcattaaaacataatcaaCCAATAGACCCAGCACGCATTAATGATTCCCTGAAGTTATACAACGATGGTGTGATGCATTGTAGCCTTTCTGATGAACAGGTTCGGAATGATAATTCTCCTGTTGGTAACGCAG CCTGCAGCAGTTCGTCCATTGCCAGGAGAGAAAATCTGTCTGTGGATCGATCTAAACGATATATAGAAAATACACCACAACTAAAAGTTCCAATTCCTTCGCTGTCGGAGGCTGGTTCATCCGATGGTGGTGTAACTGCCGGTAGCGAAGCCTTTAGTACCTCTCCTGTAACCACTGACACAGACTCATGGACCGCTGATCGCGGTTTATTGCGTTCTAGGTCAGCTGGACTGCAATATTCCGGCAACAGTTTCGTTGatagcgacgatgatgacgttaGATGTCAgcgtgacgatgatgaaaaaGATACTGACGAATCCATTGGTGTTGGTTCGGAAACTGTGAAACCGTCTGTTCGAACGACCAATTCAATTCGCATACGGATGGATTGTTACGACGAGCTGGAAAGCTGTGTCGCTCGTTCAACCATACCATCCGTGACATCAACAGTGTCGTCAGAGTACAGTGCCACGATCAATGACCACGCCGTTACCGACgatggtgttgtgttgcgcAAACCACCTAAAACGGGATCAACTGCAATCAAGCGCCGATCAGGCAACAGAAGATCCAGGACGAAGCTGAAGCGTCGTTGTTCAATCAATGGCCACTTCTATAATCGAGAAACGTCATTCTTCACTCCACCATATGGTTCACAGATGAATGTCTGGGTCTCCTCATTGGTGAGCACGCAAGAG GTTATAAATTTACTGTTGGAAAAGTATAAAGTTGAATCAAAGGCGGAAAATTTTGCACTGTTTATTGTGCGAGATAATGGCGAGCAAAAAAAGCTTCGGGACGACGATTATCCTCTTGTGACGCGCGTGGTACTCGGACCACACGAGGACATCGCTCGCATATTTCTGATGGATGGGCAGCAAACTCAAGAAATAAG CAGCGAAGTGGCTCAGTTTTTGAATCTCTCCATACCAGAATGTAGAGCTATTCTCGACCGCTATCACGAAGAAGAGCAGCGAGAATTGCACCGGATACGCTTTAA GTATGCTGAGTTGCGGAAGCGTATTAATCAGCGAATGGAGTCATTGAAAGTACGGTTGTAG
- the LOC126581244 gene encoding UV excision repair protein RAD23 homolog A: MKITLKTLKQQTFHVEVDVEKDTVRTLKEKIFNESGQAYPVERQWLIYLGKVMEDADPLSQYNLDDKKFVVVMNKKSTGSATDTETGAGDSASERPGTDQTPAVNETERLDKKESVSDDAVAKPKGAADESSSQNKATASSSASSSAAAPSANQRKAKRNNDSPHTFDERPITRDTNREPRSREFMENVRRLKEMGYSENSVIIALDICSNNREAAVEYLMDDASDRSSDLFEFSPSGVPPPSPGAPGLGVAGLQAIDAAGAAGNERPLAFLRENPVFFEMKRLLQEDPNLLPYLMHRIQYSNPNLMRIIAENQEEFLAMLNENSDVTPAAQELESIAAAMVNSLTPSDMDAIDRLKALGYPEHLVIQAYIACERDEYKAAEFLVSQNLEDED; the protein is encoded by the exons ATGAAGATAACTCTGAAAACTCTGAAGCAACAGACGTTCCACGTCGAGGTGGACGTCGAGAAAGATACCGTACGGACGCTGAAGGAGAAAATCTTCAACGAAAGCGGCCAGGCCTATCCGGTAGAACGCCAGTGGTTGATCTATCTGGGCAAAGTCATGGAAGACGCGGATCCCCTCAGCCAGTACAATCTTGACGACAAAAAGTTCGTGGTAGTTATGAACAAGAAATCGACAGGTTCTGCTACTGACACAgaaaccggagccggagacaGTGCGAGCGAACGCCCTGGAACAGATCAGACTCCGGCGGTcaacgaaaccgaaaggcTTGATAAAAAAGAGTCTGTAtcggatgatgctgtggcTAAACCGAAAGGCGCAGCCGATGAGTCCTCCAGTCAAAATAAAGCAACAGCCTCATCCTCAGCCTCTTCCTCTGCCGCTGCGCCCAGCGCCAATCAGCGGAaggcaaaaagaaataatgaCTCCCCACATACATTCGACGAACGACCAATTACACGCGATACCAATCGCGAACCGCGATCCCGTGAGTTTATGGAAAATGTCAGACGACTAAAAG AGATGGGATATTCGGAAAATAGCGTCATTATCGCGCTAGATATATGCAGCAACAATCGAGAGGCTGCAGTCGAGTATCTGATGGATGATGCATCCGACAGGTCATCTGATTTGTTCGAGTTTTCCCCCAGCGGTGTCCCACCCCCATCCCCAGGTGCACCCGGGCTAGGCGTTGCCGGATTGCAGGCTATCGAtgcggctggtgctgcgggGAACGAACGACCACTCGCTTTCCTGCGCGAAAATCCTGTCTTTTTCGAAATGAAACGTCTACTGCAGGAAGACCCGAATCTGCTGCCCTATCTGATGCATCGAATTCAGTATAGCAACCCTAATCTGATGCGCATCATTGCCGAAAATCAGGAAGAGTTCCTCGCAATGCTGAATGAAAATTCCGATGTGACCCCAGCAGCACAGGAACTGGAGAgcattgctgctgccatggTAAATAGTCTGACTCCCTCCGATatggatgcgatcgatcggttgaagGCACTTGGCTATCCGGAACACCTCGTCATTCAAGCGTACATAGCATGCGAACGCGACGAATACAAGGCAGCAGAATTTCTCGTCTCACAGAATTTGGAAGATGAAGATTAG
- the LOC126569814 gene encoding histidine--tRNA ligase isoform X1, with protein sequence MHLQKVLVASLPFMQRVRQHTLQNVVLPKPHTYDRRLYGKNTGPDAGVGPPIDESRQLLAKIQAEVQKLLALKEQQKEMGFSSAYESESSSRETAGPAPANRNLALKTAKGTRDYGPEAMTLRQRVLDHVVKVFKRHGAETIDTPVFELKEVLTGKYGEDSKLIYDLKDQGGELLALRYDLTVPFARYVGMGNVFNIKRYHIAKVYRRDNPQITRGRYREFYQCDFDIAGTYDPMLPDAECVKVVAEILDELNLGEFTVKLNHRKLLDGMFEACGVPADKFRTACSSVDKLDKTPWEEVRQEMINEKGLSEATVDRIGEYVTLSGGIELVDRLSEDEHLKAIPCAMEGLADMRLLLQYCDIFEIGHRIAFDLSLARGLDYYTGVIYEAVLRGSNPDDEVAVGSVAGGGRYDNLVGMFNPKRKQVPCVGVSIGVERIFSILEAKSMGLFRTNETEIYVISAHKGLHLKRLEMLNKLWKAGIKAEHSYKLNPKLLAQLQQCEEDMIPYAVILGDGELARGVVKLREIRSRKEEEVPLESLIEHIRTKLQTRNPSSAQ encoded by the exons ATGCATTTACAAAAAGTGCTTGTGGCTTCACTTCCGTTTATGCAACGCGTCCGGCAGCACACTTTACAGAATGTTGTTTTGCCGAAACCACATACCTATGACCGGAGATTATATGGCAAAAATACTGGACCTGATGCAGGCGTTGGGCCACCGATAGACGAAAGTCGTCAGTTACTCGCAAAG ATCCAAGCTGAGGTGCAGAAACTTTTGGCCctcaaggagcagcagaaggaaatgGGCTTTTCGTCTGCATACGAAAGTGAGTCGTCGTCGCGTGAAACAGCGGGTCCGGCACCGGCGAACCGTAATCTAGCACTGAAAACAGCTAAAGGCACTCGTGATTATGGCCCAGAGGCGATGACGTTGCGGCAGCGCGTGCTCGATCATGTAGTAAAGGTTTTCAAGCGGCACGGAGCCGAAACGATCGATACGCCGGTGTTTGAGCTCAAAGAGGTATTGACGGGCAAGTACGGCGAGGATTCAAAGTTGATCTATGATCTAAAGGATCAGGGAGGCGAGTTGCTGGCTCTGCGGTACGATCTCACCGTACCATTTGCACGTTACGTTGGCATGGGTAACGTGTTCAATATTAAGCGCTATCATATAGCGAAAGTATACCGACGGGATAACCCGCAGATAACGCGAGGCCGCTACCGTGAATTCTATCAGTGCGATTTCGATATCGCCGGCACGTACGATCCGATGCTGCCGGACGCAGAATGCGTGAAAGTGGTCGCTGAAATACTGGACGAGTTGAACCTGGGAGAGTTTACGGTGAAGCTCAACCATCGGAAACTGCTAGATGGGATGTTCGAGGCGTGTGGCGTGCCAGCAGATAAGTTCCGTACGGCCTGCTCATCGGTCGACAAGCTGGACAAGACACCGTGGGAAGAAGTACGACAGGAGATGATTAACGAGAAGGGTTTGTCAGAAGCGACCGTAGATCGCATCGGTGAGTACGTGACGCTGAGCGGTGGCATCGAACTGGTGGACCGGCTGTCAGAGGACGAGCATTTAAAGGCTATACCGTGCGCCATGGAAGGTTTGGCAGATATGCGCTTATTGCTGCAATACTGCGATATCTTTGAAATTGGGCACCGCATTGCGTTCGATCTAAGTTTGGCCCGCGGTTTGGACTACTACACTGGCGTCATTTACGAGGCTGTACTGCGTGGCAGCAATCCGGATGATGAAGTTGCGGTCGGTTctgttgccggtggtggccgttaCGACAATCTGGTGGGCATGTTCAACCCCAAGCGAAAGCAGGTCCCGTGCGTCGGTGTTTCCATTGGCGTTGAGCGAATTTTCTCCATTCTGGAAGCCAAGTCGATGGGCCTGTTTCGCACCAACGAAACTGAAATTTATGTGATTTCTGCGCACAAGGGACTACACCTAAAGCGGCTCGAAATGCTTAACAAACTGTGGAAAGCCGGTATCAAG GCGGAGCACTCCTACAAACTGAATCCAAAACTGCTAGCTCAACTACAGCAGTGCGAAGAGGATATGATCCCATATGCAGTCATTTTAGGCGATGGCGAATTAGCTCGGGGTGTCGTGAAGCTTCGTGAAATCCGCTCtcgaaaggaggaagaagtgCCGCTTGAATCTTTGATCGAGCATATTCGTACTAAGCTCCAGACACGTAATCCTAGTTCTGCACAGTAA
- the LOC126569814 gene encoding histidine--tRNA ligase isoform X2, translating into MAERDSLRVMITLQGDLVRKLKSATPQDKPRIQAEVQKLLALKEQQKEMGFSSAYESESSSRETAGPAPANRNLALKTAKGTRDYGPEAMTLRQRVLDHVVKVFKRHGAETIDTPVFELKEVLTGKYGEDSKLIYDLKDQGGELLALRYDLTVPFARYVGMGNVFNIKRYHIAKVYRRDNPQITRGRYREFYQCDFDIAGTYDPMLPDAECVKVVAEILDELNLGEFTVKLNHRKLLDGMFEACGVPADKFRTACSSVDKLDKTPWEEVRQEMINEKGLSEATVDRIGEYVTLSGGIELVDRLSEDEHLKAIPCAMEGLADMRLLLQYCDIFEIGHRIAFDLSLARGLDYYTGVIYEAVLRGSNPDDEVAVGSVAGGGRYDNLVGMFNPKRKQVPCVGVSIGVERIFSILEAKSMGLFRTNETEIYVISAHKGLHLKRLEMLNKLWKAGIKAEHSYKLNPKLLAQLQQCEEDMIPYAVILGDGELARGVVKLREIRSRKEEEVPLESLIEHIRTKLQTRNPSSAQ; encoded by the exons ATGGCTGAAAGGGATTCGCTCCGCGTTATGATTACCCTTCAGGGAGATCTCGTGCGTAAGCTAAAATCGGCCACGCCACAGGACAAGCCAAGG ATCCAAGCTGAGGTGCAGAAACTTTTGGCCctcaaggagcagcagaaggaaatgGGCTTTTCGTCTGCATACGAAAGTGAGTCGTCGTCGCGTGAAACAGCGGGTCCGGCACCGGCGAACCGTAATCTAGCACTGAAAACAGCTAAAGGCACTCGTGATTATGGCCCAGAGGCGATGACGTTGCGGCAGCGCGTGCTCGATCATGTAGTAAAGGTTTTCAAGCGGCACGGAGCCGAAACGATCGATACGCCGGTGTTTGAGCTCAAAGAGGTATTGACGGGCAAGTACGGCGAGGATTCAAAGTTGATCTATGATCTAAAGGATCAGGGAGGCGAGTTGCTGGCTCTGCGGTACGATCTCACCGTACCATTTGCACGTTACGTTGGCATGGGTAACGTGTTCAATATTAAGCGCTATCATATAGCGAAAGTATACCGACGGGATAACCCGCAGATAACGCGAGGCCGCTACCGTGAATTCTATCAGTGCGATTTCGATATCGCCGGCACGTACGATCCGATGCTGCCGGACGCAGAATGCGTGAAAGTGGTCGCTGAAATACTGGACGAGTTGAACCTGGGAGAGTTTACGGTGAAGCTCAACCATCGGAAACTGCTAGATGGGATGTTCGAGGCGTGTGGCGTGCCAGCAGATAAGTTCCGTACGGCCTGCTCATCGGTCGACAAGCTGGACAAGACACCGTGGGAAGAAGTACGACAGGAGATGATTAACGAGAAGGGTTTGTCAGAAGCGACCGTAGATCGCATCGGTGAGTACGTGACGCTGAGCGGTGGCATCGAACTGGTGGACCGGCTGTCAGAGGACGAGCATTTAAAGGCTATACCGTGCGCCATGGAAGGTTTGGCAGATATGCGCTTATTGCTGCAATACTGCGATATCTTTGAAATTGGGCACCGCATTGCGTTCGATCTAAGTTTGGCCCGCGGTTTGGACTACTACACTGGCGTCATTTACGAGGCTGTACTGCGTGGCAGCAATCCGGATGATGAAGTTGCGGTCGGTTctgttgccggtggtggccgttaCGACAATCTGGTGGGCATGTTCAACCCCAAGCGAAAGCAGGTCCCGTGCGTCGGTGTTTCCATTGGCGTTGAGCGAATTTTCTCCATTCTGGAAGCCAAGTCGATGGGCCTGTTTCGCACCAACGAAACTGAAATTTATGTGATTTCTGCGCACAAGGGACTACACCTAAAGCGGCTCGAAATGCTTAACAAACTGTGGAAAGCCGGTATCAAG GCGGAGCACTCCTACAAACTGAATCCAAAACTGCTAGCTCAACTACAGCAGTGCGAAGAGGATATGATCCCATATGCAGTCATTTTAGGCGATGGCGAATTAGCTCGGGGTGTCGTGAAGCTTCGTGAAATCCGCTCtcgaaaggaggaagaagtgCCGCTTGAATCTTTGATCGAGCATATTCGTACTAAGCTCCAGACACGTAATCCTAGTTCTGCACAGTAA
- the LOC126569838 gene encoding uncharacterized protein LOC126569838, which translates to MMLKRACALRIIAMMLAVLLANVEGMPYADDFPYHAYRPPTLPAGSSAERQVLLRVAGSSSSAKDSGIESASNTRDNRKDEAFGEAGSINSAKDAVRYHQLDNHLDGHRLLDASKGSTVDKMKHLSGENFETDKTHNRKYIKSGFSNSYHKDENGSKSSYYEDSDDRGGKQVYDNRHNFRNDHLDKLYNQERRNDYLRDHYDDKRGGTDAQGTHNIHRAAALNRGNTYGYRDGYMHGDHNDQRRGTATAYGAYDYYQPASYQPYHRQSYYYEPRPSFPITPIQSAPITIYDDLREFRPYVASNYYRAQQYMIPREIREDTRSGDYLEDFGERRRLVYKDSPPPSVPLPAAAHGYRRY; encoded by the exons ATGATGCTGAAAAGAGCATGTGCGTTACGGATTATTGCAATGATGTTGGCAGTATTATTAGCCAACGTCGAAGGCATGCCATATGCGGACGATTTTCCATATCATGCCTACCGACCACCTACTTTGCCCGCGGGCTCTAGTGCTGAACGGCAGGTGCTGCTCAGAGTAGCTGgatcttcttcatctgcaAAAGATAGTGGAATCGAAAGTGCTAGTAATACGCGTGACAATCGCAAGGACGAAGCGTTTGGTGAAGCAGGCAGTATCAATTCAGCAAAGGACGCCGTTCGCTACCATCAACTTGACAATCATTTGGATGGGCACAGATTGCTTGACGCAAGCAAGGGCTCCACCGTCGACAAGATGAAACACCTATCCGGCGAGAATTTCGAAACAGACAAAACGCATAACCGGAAGTACATCAAGTCCGGTTTCTCTAATTCCTATCATAAAGATGAAAATGGTAGTAAAAGCTCCTACTATGAGGATTCAGATGACCGGGGCGGTAAGCAGGTGTACGATAACCGACACAATTTTCGAAACGATCACCTAGATAAGCTCTACAACCAAGAGCGCCGTAACGATTACCTGCGCGATCATTATGATGATAAGCGGGGCGGGACCGATGCTCAAGGTACCCACAACATCCATAGAGCTGCGGCTCTCAATCGTG GCAACACGTACGGTTATCGAGACGGATACATGCATGGTGACCATAATGATCAACGCCGTGGTACGGCGACTGCTTATGGTGCCTACGATTACTATCAACCCGCATCTTACCAACCCTATCATCGACAATCATATTACTACGAGCCTCGGCCATCGTTTCCAATAACACCGATCCAGTCGGCTCCAATTACAATCTACGATGATTTACGTGAATTCAGACCGTACGTAGCGTCGAATTACTACCGTGCGCAACAATACATGATACCCCGTGAGATACGTGAGGATACACGTTCTGGTGATTATCTGGAGGATTTCGGCGAACGACGCCGACTCGTATACAAGGAtagtccaccaccatcggttccACTGCCCGCCGCAGCACATGGCTACCGAAGATATTAA